The proteins below come from a single Mercenaria mercenaria strain notata chromosome 3, MADL_Memer_1, whole genome shotgun sequence genomic window:
- the LOC123525027 gene encoding uncharacterized protein LOC123525027 isoform X2, producing MGSQAILAVLLTCLQVEISCGYLLSNNDEYQVWLTTGDQTRKLSREAPCPVTSQHHGYSVWVDRNKRRQTIDGFGAALTNSAAYVIFHSPVRNQILTELFGSGVNDLGVNYIRLPMGSSDLNAVDPYTYDDMPSGQTDFELNHFSIEKDKAFIIPILKEALSINPHLKLMATPWTAPAWMKTTKNVFGGEFINDSRYMQTYAQYFVKFFEAYKAEGITFDSFSVQNEPVLSKNDYPTMILNIDPMKVFIRDHLGPLLRQRNIKTKLLIWDHNWSGSWYPEAVLSDRNVAQYVSGVAWHGYDGRHNAPEAFHHKHPNVDMYFTEYSGGGWNQNYADVLTTETRLIFIGQTKSWAKNVLLWNLALDEHHGPTKHVGGCRDCRGVITVRTGSSSYTKNVEYYAMGHMSKFVKPGAVRLEANYFKWDDLQCVAFQNTDGSTVIVVQNPNTRNSANFSLDIDAKHYQYNNLPPRSVVTFVK from the exons ATGGGATCTCAAGCAA TTTTAGCAGTTTTACTCACGTGTCTGCAAGTAGAGATCTCATGTGGGTATTTGCTGAGCAACAATGATGAATACCAAGTTTGGTTGACGACTGGGGACCAGACAAGGAAGCTTTCCAGAGAAGCACCTTGTCCAGTGACGTCACAACACCATGGCTACAGCGTCTGGGTTGATAGAAATAAACGCAGACAGACTATTGATGGGTTTGGTGCAGCCCTTACTAATTCAGCAGCATATGTAATCTTCCACAGCCCAGTTAGGAACCAAATACTGACTGAATTATTTGGAAGCGGAGTGAACGACCTAG GTGTTAATTACATTCGCCTGCCAATGGGAAGTTCAGATTTGAATGCTGTCGACCCATATACGTACGATGATATGCCAAGCGGACAAACGGATTTCGAATTAAATCATTTCAGCATTGAAAAAGACAAAGCGTTTATTATTCCTATTCTAAAGGAAGCGTTATCAATCAACCCTCATCTAAAACTCATGGCAACGCCATGGACAGCACCAGCCTGGATGAAAACAACTAAAAACGTCTTTGGAGGAGAGTTTATCAACGACAGCAGATACATGCAAACATATGCTCAGTACTTTGTAAAATTCTTCGAAGCTTATAAAGCGGAGGGTATCACTTTTGACTCATTTAGTGTTCAAAACGAACCAGTGTTGTCGAAAAATGACTATCCTACCATGATCCTGAACATAGATCCAATGAAAGTTTTCATCAGGGATCATCTGGGGCCATTACTGAGGCAgagaaatatcaaaacaaaactgcTAATTTGGGATCATAACTGGTCCGGCTCATGGTACCCAGAAGCCGTTCTTAGTGACA GAAATGTTGCTCAGTATGTTTCGGGTGTCGCATGGCACGGATATGATGGGAGACATAATGCCCCAGAAGCCTTCCATCACAAGCATCCTAATGTCG ATATGTATTTCACTGAGTATTCTGGTGGAGGCTGGAATCAAAATTACGCAGACGTCCTTACAACAGAAACAAGACTCATTTTCATCGGGCAAACAAAATCCTGGGCTAAAAACGTGCTATTGTGGAATCTGGCTTTAGACGAACATCATGGACCAACG AAACACGTGGGAGGTTGTCGTGACTGCCGTGGTGTAATAACCGTCCGTACAGGCAGCAGCTCGTACACAAAAAATGTCGAGTACTACGCCATGGGACATATGAGCAAGTTCGTGAAACCTGGTGCCGTCAGATTAGAAGCCAATTATTTTAAATGGGATGATCTCCAGTGTGTTGCATTCCAAAATACGGATGGCAGTACAGTTATTGTCGTTCAAAATCCAAACACAAGAAATTCTGCCAATTTCTCATTGGATATTGATGCCAAACATTACCAGTACAATAACCTTCCGCCTAGGTCGGTTGTAACATTTGTTAAGTAA
- the LOC123525027 gene encoding uncharacterized protein LOC123525027 isoform X1: protein MKDCILQKRTVLAVLLTCLQVEISCGYLLSNNDEYQVWLTTGDQTRKLSREAPCPVTSQHHGYSVWVDRNKRRQTIDGFGAALTNSAAYVIFHSPVRNQILTELFGSGVNDLGVNYIRLPMGSSDLNAVDPYTYDDMPSGQTDFELNHFSIEKDKAFIIPILKEALSINPHLKLMATPWTAPAWMKTTKNVFGGEFINDSRYMQTYAQYFVKFFEAYKAEGITFDSFSVQNEPVLSKNDYPTMILNIDPMKVFIRDHLGPLLRQRNIKTKLLIWDHNWSGSWYPEAVLSDRNVAQYVSGVAWHGYDGRHNAPEAFHHKHPNVDMYFTEYSGGGWNQNYADVLTTETRLIFIGQTKSWAKNVLLWNLALDEHHGPTKHVGGCRDCRGVITVRTGSSSYTKNVEYYAMGHMSKFVKPGAVRLEANYFKWDDLQCVAFQNTDGSTVIVVQNPNTRNSANFSLDIDAKHYQYNNLPPRSVVTFVK from the exons ATGAAAGACTGTATCCTACAAAAACGTACTG TTTTAGCAGTTTTACTCACGTGTCTGCAAGTAGAGATCTCATGTGGGTATTTGCTGAGCAACAATGATGAATACCAAGTTTGGTTGACGACTGGGGACCAGACAAGGAAGCTTTCCAGAGAAGCACCTTGTCCAGTGACGTCACAACACCATGGCTACAGCGTCTGGGTTGATAGAAATAAACGCAGACAGACTATTGATGGGTTTGGTGCAGCCCTTACTAATTCAGCAGCATATGTAATCTTCCACAGCCCAGTTAGGAACCAAATACTGACTGAATTATTTGGAAGCGGAGTGAACGACCTAG GTGTTAATTACATTCGCCTGCCAATGGGAAGTTCAGATTTGAATGCTGTCGACCCATATACGTACGATGATATGCCAAGCGGACAAACGGATTTCGAATTAAATCATTTCAGCATTGAAAAAGACAAAGCGTTTATTATTCCTATTCTAAAGGAAGCGTTATCAATCAACCCTCATCTAAAACTCATGGCAACGCCATGGACAGCACCAGCCTGGATGAAAACAACTAAAAACGTCTTTGGAGGAGAGTTTATCAACGACAGCAGATACATGCAAACATATGCTCAGTACTTTGTAAAATTCTTCGAAGCTTATAAAGCGGAGGGTATCACTTTTGACTCATTTAGTGTTCAAAACGAACCAGTGTTGTCGAAAAATGACTATCCTACCATGATCCTGAACATAGATCCAATGAAAGTTTTCATCAGGGATCATCTGGGGCCATTACTGAGGCAgagaaatatcaaaacaaaactgcTAATTTGGGATCATAACTGGTCCGGCTCATGGTACCCAGAAGCCGTTCTTAGTGACA GAAATGTTGCTCAGTATGTTTCGGGTGTCGCATGGCACGGATATGATGGGAGACATAATGCCCCAGAAGCCTTCCATCACAAGCATCCTAATGTCG ATATGTATTTCACTGAGTATTCTGGTGGAGGCTGGAATCAAAATTACGCAGACGTCCTTACAACAGAAACAAGACTCATTTTCATCGGGCAAACAAAATCCTGGGCTAAAAACGTGCTATTGTGGAATCTGGCTTTAGACGAACATCATGGACCAACG AAACACGTGGGAGGTTGTCGTGACTGCCGTGGTGTAATAACCGTCCGTACAGGCAGCAGCTCGTACACAAAAAATGTCGAGTACTACGCCATGGGACATATGAGCAAGTTCGTGAAACCTGGTGCCGTCAGATTAGAAGCCAATTATTTTAAATGGGATGATCTCCAGTGTGTTGCATTCCAAAATACGGATGGCAGTACAGTTATTGTCGTTCAAAATCCAAACACAAGAAATTCTGCCAATTTCTCATTGGATATTGATGCCAAACATTACCAGTACAATAACCTTCCGCCTAGGTCGGTTGTAACATTTGTTAAGTAA